CCTCTATGACCTTGTCCTTGACGCGGGCAAGTATGCTGCGCAGCTTCGGATTTTCAACCTGATCCACCAAGGCGGTCAGGGCGTCGACAAGCGGGATATTCGCATCTAAGAGGGTGGCTAGCTGTCTGGTCATAACAGCGACCTCCTGGACCTTGATCCTCTGAAAGTATTTCGAAAAATCGATCTGCATCCCGAGGCCGACCTTTTGCTTCATCGCCCCTTCTATGCCAAGAGAGGTCGGAAATATATTCATTCGGCGCAACTTGACTCTGGCCGCACGTTCATTTTCCGCATCCACCGTCCCGGCGGCGCGCTTGCCTTTCGAATCTATTCCTACATATTGAAAAACAGGCATCCGCTACATCCCTTTCTAAACGCTGTCTTCCTGCGTCACTCTCATAACCTCGGCTATCGACGTCATGCCGAGAAGAACCTTCTGCGCGGCATCCTGGCGAAGAGTTTTCATTCCCTGGGCAACGGCCACGTTTTTTATCGTCGCAGCATCGGACCCCTTCATCAGCTCAGCCCTCACATTGTCGGTAACCATCATGATCTCATGTATGGCCATTCGTCCCGAGTACCCGGTCTCCATGCAGACAGGGCAGCCGACGGGCTTGAATATCTGGCGGCCCTTCAGATCTTCTAGCTTCAGTCCGATCTGAGCGAGTTCCTCTTCGTCGGGAACGTACTTTCTGGCGCAGTCCCTGCAAACCGTACGCACCAGCCTCTGCGCAGCGATTCCGAGAACGGACGATGCGACCAAAAACGGCTCGACCCCCATCTCAACAAGCCTCGTTATCGAGCTTGGCGCATCGTTCGTATGAAGCGTTGAGAGAACCAAGTGACCCGTCAGCGATGCCTGGATGGCGACTTCAACCGTCTCACGGTCGCGAATCTCGCCGACGAGTATGATATCCGGATCCTGCCTGAGAAATGCGCGAAGCCCGGAAGCAAAGGTCAGATCGATCTTCGGATTCACTTGCATCTGATTCACGCCATGCAGCTGATACTCGACGGGATCTTCAACCGTAAGTATCTTCACATCGCCCGTATTGAGCCTGGAGAGAGCCGAATACAGGGTGGTCGTCTTTCCTGAACCGGTAGGGCCGGTGACGAGCAAGATCCCATTGTGATAACTTAGAAGCTTTTTGAATATTCCAAGATTTTCACGGGAAAAACCGAGGGACTCCACGTCGAGCAGAATCGCGCTCGCATCGAGGAGCCTCATCACCACGCTCTCGCCGTGCGCCGTGGGAATAGTGGAAACGCGAATGTCGATATCCTTTCCCGCGATTTTGATGCGTATTCTACCGTCCTGCGGCATCCTCTTCTCGGCGATATTCAACTGACTCATAATCTTTACGCGGGAGATAATGGAATTCTGTGCGCGCTTTGGCGGAGTCATTATGTCGTACAAAATACCGTTGATCCTGAACCTGATTTTAAGTTCCCGTTCAAATGGCTCTATGTGAATATCGCTGGCCTTCTGCTTCACGGCTCTAAACAACAGTGAGTTAACAAGACGGATGATGGGAGCCTCATCGTCGGCATCAAGCAGATCGACCGGCTCGTTGAAATCGTCGGCGATCTCGGTCCCTTCGTCGAGCTCGCTCATCTGATCTTCGCCAGAGCCCGTGGCCTTATTGTAAACCGCGTTGATCGCGTTGACTATCTCATACGAGCTGGCGATAACCGGTTTTATATCACAGCCAAAAAGTATCCTGAGATCATCGAGCGCGAAAAAATTGGTCGGATCAGCGATGGCCACATGAACCAGATTTCCTTCCTTGCGAAGCGGAAGGACCTCATTTTGCTTGGCGTAGTTTATCGGAAGATTGGAGATCAGATCGGTGGCTATCGCTTCCACGTCAATTTTATTTTCGTATGGAAAACCGAGTTGGATCGAGAGCGCTTTAAGTATATCCTCCGAGCGAAGAAATTTTAGCTGAACGAGGGCGTCACCCAGTTTGATCCCTCGCTCGCGCTGAACGGCGAGGGCCTGCTCCAACTGATCTTCAGTGAGAGAGCTTGTTTCCAGCAGAATTGCGCCTAGGCTTCTTTCCTCCATACCCCGTTCAATCCCCCTTTAAACGATCGATCAATAACCGAAATCAGGCGACCCCTTTTGATTCAGCTTCGGCGTCCCCGGCGCCGTGCTTTGCTGTGGCGCTAACTGAGGAGGCGGAGCCAAATACTGCATCTGCGGAGCGCCGTCAGCGCCCAGCGGTGCGACGGTTATCACGGGCTGCGAAACGGCCAGAGGTGCAGTCCCCGGCTGCTGATAGTTCTGCCCTGAAGATGAAACGGGAACTGCTGGTCTGGGAGCGTAGTCGAGCAAATCAGCCCTATGAGCGGCAAGCGATTCGTTAATCTGCCTCTGCTGCCTTCTGCCAAAATTATTTGAAACGAAATCATTGCGCTGCTGAATCTTTCTCTTGGTAATTTCCGCGAAGTCCGAAGGATCGCGAATGACGTACGGAGTTATGAAGACAAGAAGATTCGTTTTATTTCCCTGTTTACTCCTGTACTGAAAGAGCCAGCCGAGAATAGGAATATCGCCAAGCAGAGGTATCTTGCTCCTGTTGGAAGTATCCATATCTTCCATCAAACCGCCCAGCACCACGGTCTGGCCATCCATGGCGACGACTGTGGTCTGAATTTCCCTTTTGGTAGTATCAGCGGCGCCGGTGTCAGGATTTGGGACCGAGGTAAAATTCGAAAGTTTATGGTGAATCTGGAGCCTCACCGAATCCCCTTCGGTGATCTGCGGAGTGATCTTGAGCATCAAACCGGCCTCCAATGGAGTCGGCTCGAAAGTCGTGGTTCCGGCATTGGCGATCGTAGTGGATTTTTTGGCATAGATGGTCTTGCTGACATCGATGCTCGCCTCCTGATTGTCGAGGGTGAGAATATTCGGCGTCGAAACGATATTGGCCTGCGACTGAGTCTGAAGAAAATTCAGAAAAGCGGCAAAAGCCGGGATGGTGAGCTCCTGCGAACCGCCGCCGCTGCTCGGTATATCGATCGTGATAGTATCCCTTGAAAGAAGACCGCCCAACAAACCAGGCTGCGAAAAAAGACCGGTGGGTGTAAAAAACTGAGCGGGGTTCATCCCGCTGAAACTCGAACCTCCGAAACCGATCAGGCTGCCGGCCGTTCCACCGCCATAGCCGGTAGCGCCGGCGGTAGAACCACGCGTAACGGACAATTCCATGACTATGGACTCGAGATAGACCTGCCGCCTAGGGACATCGAGTTTGGAGATCAACTCGTCGACCAGTCTCTTATAGTCTTTGGCCGAAGAGGTAATTATAAGCGCGTTGGTAGTTTCATCTGCACCTATCTTTATTTCGTCTCCAAAGCTCGCAACGGCTGTTCCGGCCGCACCCTTGCTTCCATCACCCTTTGCAGCCCCCTTTGCAGTACCCATCGAACGCGCCCCCGACGTGATAGCAGAA
Above is a window of Myxococcales bacterium DNA encoding:
- the gspE gene encoding type II secretion system ATPase GspE, translating into MEERSLGAILLETSSLTEDQLEQALAVQRERGIKLGDALVQLKFLRSEDILKALSIQLGFPYENKIDVEAIATDLISNLPINYAKQNEVLPLRKEGNLVHVAIADPTNFFALDDLRILFGCDIKPVIASSYEIVNAINAVYNKATGSGEDQMSELDEGTEIADDFNEPVDLLDADDEAPIIRLVNSLLFRAVKQKASDIHIEPFERELKIRFRINGILYDIMTPPKRAQNSIISRVKIMSQLNIAEKRMPQDGRIRIKIAGKDIDIRVSTIPTAHGESVVMRLLDASAILLDVESLGFSRENLGIFKKLLSYHNGILLVTGPTGSGKTTTLYSALSRLNTGDVKILTVEDPVEYQLHGVNQMQVNPKIDLTFASGLRAFLRQDPDIILVGEIRDRETVEVAIQASLTGHLVLSTLHTNDAPSSITRLVEMGVEPFLVASSVLGIAAQRLVRTVCRDCARKYVPDEEELAQIGLKLEDLKGRQIFKPVGCPVCMETGYSGRMAIHEIMMVTDNVRAELMKGSDAATIKNVAVAQGMKTLRQDAAQKVLLGMTSIAEVMRVTQEDSV
- the gspD gene encoding type II secretion system secretin GspD, with the translated sequence MRYVKNTLAFLLIFTLILSPVLSLAQDEEGGRTVRLPQAGDVRTVPLEQDPVPVSPSAEEDDLVYLNVQDQDIKDIIKQISKATGKNFIIDDKIRGKVTILSERKMTKEEAYQAFLSALEVGGFTTVTGPGGIIKIVALKDAISSPIPIYVDSTPETDSYVTRLISLQNISALDMSSAIKDLISKNGNMFAYPSTNTLVITDSGTNIDRLMKIIKELDQEGPQQVLEIVPINYADATQVAATVLNIFEIEQQSSRGTTARPTATTRRGATTGSQLEELKEVSKIIADERTNSIIVYASKRAIGKVREVIAKLDVPLDMGEGGNIHVHYLKYANAMEMAETLSAITSGARSMGTAKGAAKGDGSKGAAGTAVASFGDEIKIGADETTNALIITSSAKDYKRLVDELISKLDVPRRQVYLESIVMELSVTRGSTAGATGYGGGTAGSLIGFGGSSFSGMNPAQFFTPTGLFSQPGLLGGLLSRDTITIDIPSSGGGSQELTIPAFAAFLNFLQTQSQANIVSTPNILTLDNQEASIDVSKTIYAKKSTTIANAGTTTFEPTPLEAGLMLKITPQITEGDSVRLQIHHKLSNFTSVPNPDTGAADTTKREIQTTVVAMDGQTVVLGGLMEDMDTSNRSKIPLLGDIPILGWLFQYRSKQGNKTNLLVFITPYVIRDPSDFAEITKRKIQQRNDFVSNNFGRRQQRQINESLAAHRADLLDYAPRPAVPVSSSGQNYQQPGTAPLAVSQPVITVAPLGADGAPQMQYLAPPPQLAPQQSTAPGTPKLNQKGSPDFGY